One Sulfurihydrogenibium subterraneum DSM 15120 DNA segment encodes these proteins:
- a CDS encoding efflux RND transporter permease subunit produces MENLGLAGRVAKYFLNSKLTPLLVVASLLLGFFAVFTTSRDEEPQIVVPMIDIMIPYPGAKSQEVNSLAVKPLEKLMWEIPDVEYVYSYAGDGFGIVTVRFKVGANPEDSLVKLYSKVMSNYYKMPKGAMDPIIKPKSIDDVPILSITLHSDKYSSYDLRRVAEVIEDEIKQLHNVSETTIIGSKPKEIDVLFDPVKLNAYNIMLPQVVQALESANFSLPSGEFDKDNYRYIVRTGQFLKTKEDVENIVVAVYNNAPIKVKDIAKVEEGEGEIENYVQFGYGQASGNKDKSLENAVTIAVAKKTGSNAVVVAENIIEKLNEMKGKVIPSDINFTITRNYGETASEKANELIEHLLIATFSIVLLIAVTLGFRESLIVAVTIPVTLAIALFLSEMYGYSLNRVTLFALIFSIGILVDNSIVVLENIHRWFSMRKVSQEEAAVIATDEVGNPTILATFAVIVALLPMAFVTGLMGPYMRPIPINSSVAMFFSMLLAFILTPYLAIRWLKHDEHHESPESLGKEDEARAGFLVRFFNAVYMPLFQSRVKRWLFLGFAGMLLVISALLIVSRAVLVKMLPYDNKSELQVVLDMPEGTPLQETYRVAKQIADYIKNTNEVKNYVIYVGQPAPFDFNGLVRHYYLREAPNLAQIHINLIGKHDRKDQSHEIAERIRDKVAEIAKKNGAKYVAVVEPPPGPPVLSPIVAEVYGPDYKGQLQVANEIKKIFENTKGVIDVGIYTNYLQREYQIDVDREKVRRYGLSEDVIVKTLRIALAGHKVGLVHSSDDLNQVHIVVRLDEKYRQSLDDILSMKIPTPMGGIPIGSLVSVKPSSTESDIYRKNLQPVVYVIANVNDTLGSPVYPILDLWDKIKNIKTPDGKPVEELLTHQPELTDKYYVKWDGEWQVTYETFRDMGIAFAVAIVVLYILLVGWFKSFKMPAVIMSPIPFTLVGIIPGHLLMGAFFTATSMIGFIALAGIILRNSILLVEFTEQKLKEGYSLEEALLEAGIVRTRPILLTAAAIVVGAFVIIFDPIFNGLAIALIFGTVASTLLTLVVVPVLYYMIVGEERKLHLCPAVPIDKKEESC; encoded by the coding sequence ATGGAGAACCTCGGACTGGCAGGAAGGGTAGCAAAGTACTTTCTTAACTCTAAACTCACACCTCTTTTAGTTGTTGCATCTTTATTACTTGGATTTTTTGCAGTATTTACAACTTCAAGAGATGAAGAGCCTCAAATTGTTGTTCCTATGATAGATATAATGATCCCATATCCGGGAGCAAAATCTCAAGAAGTAAACAGTTTAGCTGTAAAACCTCTTGAAAAGTTAATGTGGGAGATTCCAGACGTTGAGTACGTTTACTCTTACGCTGGAGATGGTTTTGGAATAGTTACAGTTAGATTTAAAGTTGGTGCAAACCCTGAAGACTCTCTTGTAAAACTATACAGCAAAGTTATGTCAAACTACTATAAAATGCCTAAAGGGGCAATGGACCCTATAATAAAACCAAAATCTATAGATGACGTTCCTATACTTTCAATTACCTTACATAGTGATAAATACTCCTCTTATGATTTAAGAAGGGTAGCTGAGGTTATAGAAGATGAGATAAAACAGCTTCACAACGTTTCAGAAACTACAATCATAGGTTCAAAACCGAAAGAAATTGATGTTTTATTTGACCCTGTTAAACTAAATGCTTATAACATAATGCTTCCTCAAGTAGTTCAAGCCTTAGAAAGCGCAAATTTCTCTTTACCTTCTGGAGAGTTTGATAAAGATAATTACAGATACATAGTAAGGACAGGGCAGTTTTTAAAGACAAAAGAAGACGTAGAGAATATTGTAGTAGCTGTCTATAACAACGCTCCTATCAAAGTAAAAGATATAGCAAAAGTTGAAGAAGGTGAAGGTGAGATAGAAAATTACGTCCAATTTGGATATGGTCAGGCTTCTGGAAATAAAGATAAATCTTTAGAAAATGCAGTAACGATAGCAGTTGCTAAAAAAACTGGTAGTAATGCGGTAGTAGTTGCAGAAAACATAATAGAAAAACTTAACGAAATGAAGGGAAAAGTAATCCCTTCTGACATAAACTTTACAATAACAAGAAACTACGGAGAGACAGCTTCTGAAAAAGCAAACGAACTTATAGAACATTTACTTATTGCTACTTTTTCAATTGTATTACTTATAGCTGTTACTCTCGGATTTAGAGAGTCTTTAATTGTTGCAGTAACAATACCTGTTACCTTAGCCATAGCTCTTTTCCTTAGTGAGATGTATGGTTATTCTCTAAACAGGGTTACACTTTTCGCTTTAATATTCTCAATTGGTATCCTTGTAGACAACTCTATCGTTGTTTTAGAAAACATTCACAGATGGTTCTCTATGAGAAAAGTTTCACAAGAAGAAGCTGCTGTTATTGCAACAGATGAAGTTGGAAACCCTACAATCCTTGCAACGTTTGCAGTTATAGTAGCATTACTCCCTATGGCTTTTGTTACTGGACTTATGGGCCCTTATATGAGACCAATACCTATAAACTCTTCTGTTGCTATGTTCTTCTCTATGCTACTTGCATTTATACTTACACCTTATCTTGCTATAAGATGGCTTAAACACGATGAACATCACGAGTCCCCAGAGTCTCTTGGAAAAGAAGATGAAGCAAGGGCAGGATTTTTGGTAAGATTTTTCAATGCAGTTTATATGCCACTATTTCAAAGTAGAGTAAAAAGATGGTTATTTTTAGGTTTTGCAGGTATGCTTTTAGTTATTTCTGCATTGCTTATTGTAAGCCGTGCCGTTCTTGTTAAAATGCTCCCTTACGATAACAAAAGTGAATTACAGGTTGTCTTAGATATGCCAGAAGGAACGCCTCTTCAAGAAACATATAGAGTTGCAAAACAGATTGCAGATTACATTAAGAATACAAACGAAGTTAAAAACTATGTAATATACGTAGGACAACCTGCACCTTTTGACTTTAACGGATTAGTAAGACACTATTACCTAAGGGAAGCTCCTAACTTAGCTCAAATCCATATTAACCTTATAGGTAAACATGACAGAAAAGATCAATCTCACGAGATAGCTGAAAGGATAAGGGATAAAGTAGCTGAGATAGCTAAGAAAAATGGAGCTAAATATGTAGCAGTTGTAGAACCTCCACCAGGACCACCTGTTTTATCTCCAATAGTAGCAGAAGTTTACGGTCCAGATTATAAAGGACAGCTTCAAGTTGCAAACGAGATTAAAAAAATTTTTGAAAACACTAAAGGCGTTATAGATGTTGGAATATACACAAACTATCTACAAAGAGAGTACCAGATTGATGTAGATAGAGAAAAGGTTAGAAGATACGGTTTATCTGAAGATGTAATTGTAAAAACTTTAAGAATAGCCTTAGCAGGACATAAAGTTGGATTAGTCCACTCTTCAGATGACTTAAATCAAGTTCATATTGTTGTTAGACTTGATGAAAAGTACAGACAAAGCCTTGACGATATCCTTTCTATGAAGATACCTACACCTATGGGCGGTATCCCAATCGGTTCATTAGTGAGTGTTAAACCTTCTTCTACAGAAAGTGATATTTATAGAAAGAACCTACAACCTGTTGTTTACGTTATAGCAAACGTTAACGACACATTAGGTAGCCCTGTTTATCCTATATTAGACCTCTGGGATAAGATAAAAAATATTAAAACTCCAGATGGAAAACCTGTTGAAGAGCTCCTTACTCACCAGCCAGAGCTTACAGATAAATACTATGTAAAATGGGACGGAGAATGGCAAGTTACTTATGAGACGTTTAGAGATATGGGAATAGCATTTGCAGTTGCTATAGTTGTTTTATATATCCTTCTTGTTGGATGGTTTAAATCTTTCAAAATGCCAGCTGTAATAATGTCTCCTATACCTTTCACATTGGTTGGTATAATACCAGGACACTTATTGATGGGAGCTTTCTTCACAGCGACATCTATGATAGGATTTATAGCATTAGCTGGAATAATACTAAGAAACTCTATACTCCTTGTTGAATTTACAGAACAGAAGTTAAAAGAAGGATACTCTTTAGAAGAAGCTCTTTTAGAAGCAGGAATAGTAAGGACAAGACCTATTCTACTGACTGCTGCTGCTATAGTGGTTGGTGCGTTTGTTATCATATTTGACCCTATCTTTAACGGTCTTGCAATAGCTTTAATATTTGGAACAGTAGCTTCAACTCTTTTAACGTTAGTAGTCGTTCCTGTTCTTTACTACATGATTGTAGGAGAGGAAAGAAAACTTCACCTATGTCCAGCTGTACCAATAGATAAGAAAGAAGAAAGCTGTTAA
- a CDS encoding efflux RND transporter periplasmic adaptor subunit translates to MNKTVKFILFFVLPIAIFILWLGGFLSHRVEPGEATEKGKVVSGLPVLTVEEKEVPNIYKADGMVTAENNAKVSTKWMGRILKIYVNEGDYVKAGQTLAVLDDSEIKQQKNEALAGLEELSKARDEALAARKAALENYEFAKRTYERFKNLYQENAVSKQQLEEIETKMIAAKSMVEQVDAKLAQLKAKESQVKAKINQVDIMAGYAVIKAPFDGYVIKKMNDEGDMAAPGMPIFIIGEKKLQFVANLDESLLDKVKVGDTLKIKLGDKEVEGKVIEKNSNIDPMNRTFKVKLDIPYSETITSGMYGKILIPISASKKIVIPKSAVFKWGQLTAVYVVGQDNVIRLTYVKLGEDYGDSVEVLSGLKPGDRIVASQTEKACDGCRLGG, encoded by the coding sequence ATGAACAAGACAGTTAAATTTATACTCTTTTTTGTATTACCTATTGCCATTTTCATACTTTGGCTTGGAGGATTTTTATCCCACAGAGTAGAACCTGGAGAAGCTACAGAAAAAGGCAAAGTTGTAAGCGGGCTACCAGTTTTAACTGTTGAAGAAAAAGAGGTACCTAACATTTACAAAGCCGATGGTATGGTAACTGCAGAGAACAACGCAAAAGTATCAACAAAATGGATGGGTAGAATTCTAAAAATCTATGTAAACGAAGGTGATTACGTTAAAGCAGGTCAAACCTTAGCAGTTCTTGATGATTCAGAGATAAAACAACAAAAAAATGAAGCTTTAGCAGGTTTGGAAGAGCTTTCAAAAGCAAGAGATGAAGCGTTGGCGGCAAGGAAAGCAGCTTTAGAAAACTACGAGTTTGCAAAAAGGACTTATGAAAGATTTAAAAATCTCTACCAAGAAAATGCAGTTTCAAAACAACAGTTAGAAGAAATAGAAACTAAGATGATTGCTGCCAAATCTATGGTAGAGCAGGTAGATGCAAAACTTGCTCAGCTAAAGGCAAAAGAATCCCAAGTAAAAGCTAAAATTAACCAAGTAGATATAATGGCAGGATATGCTGTTATAAAAGCTCCTTTTGATGGATACGTTATAAAGAAGATGAATGATGAAGGAGATATGGCAGCTCCCGGAATGCCTATATTTATAATAGGAGAGAAAAAGCTCCAATTTGTTGCTAACTTAGATGAGTCTTTACTAGATAAAGTAAAAGTAGGAGACACTTTAAAAATTAAACTTGGAGATAAAGAAGTAGAAGGAAAAGTTATAGAAAAAAATTCAAACATAGACCCGATGAACAGGACTTTTAAAGTTAAGCTTGATATACCTTACTCAGAGACTATAACTTCTGGAATGTATGGAAAAATTTTAATACCAATCTCAGCATCTAAAAAAATTGTGATACCAAAATCTGCCGTGTTTAAGTGGGGACAGCTTACAGCTGTGTACGTTGTAGGGCAGGATAACGTAATTCGTTTAACTTACGTAAAGTTAGGTGAAGATTATGGAGACAGTGTAGAAGTTTTATCGGGCTTGAAACCAGGAGACAGAATTGTTGCATCTCAAACAGAAAAAGCTTGTGATGGATGCAGGTTAGGAGGTTAA
- a CDS encoding TolC family protein has product MRKKKSLGLLIISLLTTSSFAREISLEEAIQTGLQNNYEVKASEKMVKSKEYAYQSAKGYMYPSLTFSEMFMRTNEPGYAMWNTMSQKKLDFMTSSKFVDMTALNPMFSGMGISFAKPSYPEVNSWRTKLELQVPIYTGGKISSGIEMSKRDYESAKNEYTRSKEKAIYDISKAYYGALLAKEAIKLANQAYKDAEKHYQTAQSMVKNGLAIPADELRAKVYMSEMSAKIKEAENNYLVAKRGLLLAMGLDKADPSEIDVVGNLVCENIEKPVEEYQNYALSNRSDLLSVREKIKMAQKYVDFNKADLLPTIGAFASYELNDGKWMLGNEGKWWMAGVALNWKIFDGFQSFNKYKSAKEMYDHYKQQEKGFEEFIKFNVYKAYKDYLTSKEKLKTEIENVKYAEEILKVTETRYKNQLASMIDLLDTQTMFDKIKFDKAQAEYNCQLSVLELKYQSGLLIQENQKRGE; this is encoded by the coding sequence ATGAGGAAAAAGAAAAGTTTAGGTTTGCTAATAATATCCCTTTTGACTACTTCATCTTTTGCCAGAGAAATATCTTTAGAAGAAGCTATTCAAACAGGATTACAAAACAACTACGAAGTAAAAGCATCAGAAAAGATGGTTAAATCAAAAGAGTATGCATACCAGTCTGCTAAGGGTTATATGTATCCATCTTTAACTTTTAGTGAAATGTTTATGAGAACAAATGAACCCGGATATGCGATGTGGAACACTATGAGCCAAAAAAAGCTTGATTTTATGACTTCTTCAAAATTTGTAGATATGACTGCTTTAAATCCTATGTTTAGCGGTATGGGAATTAGTTTTGCTAAACCTTCCTATCCAGAGGTAAACAGCTGGAGAACAAAGCTTGAGCTTCAAGTTCCAATCTACACAGGTGGAAAAATATCTTCTGGTATAGAGATGTCTAAAAGGGATTACGAATCTGCAAAAAACGAGTACACAAGGTCTAAAGAAAAAGCAATATACGATATATCAAAAGCTTACTATGGTGCTCTACTTGCAAAAGAAGCTATAAAACTTGCAAATCAGGCTTACAAAGATGCAGAAAAACATTACCAAACAGCTCAATCAATGGTAAAAAATGGTCTTGCTATTCCTGCTGATGAACTTAGAGCTAAGGTCTATATGTCAGAGATGTCAGCAAAGATAAAGGAAGCTGAAAACAACTACTTAGTAGCAAAAAGAGGACTACTTTTAGCAATGGGGTTAGATAAAGCAGACCCATCAGAGATAGATGTTGTAGGAAATCTTGTTTGTGAAAACATAGAGAAACCTGTTGAAGAATATCAAAACTATGCTTTATCTAACAGGTCAGACCTTCTATCTGTAAGAGAAAAAATAAAAATGGCTCAAAAATATGTAGATTTTAATAAGGCTGACTTACTTCCTACTATAGGAGCTTTTGCATCATATGAACTTAACGATGGAAAGTGGATGCTTGGGAACGAAGGAAAGTGGTGGATGGCTGGAGTTGCGTTAAACTGGAAAATATTTGACGGTTTTCAATCTTTTAACAAGTATAAAAGTGCAAAGGAGATGTATGACCACTACAAACAGCAAGAAAAAGGATTTGAAGAGTTTATAAAATTCAACGTATATAAAGCTTACAAAGATTATCTAACAAGTAAAGAAAAATTAAAAACGGAAATAGAAAACGTAAAGTATGCTGAAGAAATTTTAAAAGTTACAGAAACAAGGTATAAAAATCAGCTTGCTTCTATGATAGACCTTTTAGACACACAGACTATGTTTGATAAAATCAAGTTTGATAAAGCTCAAGCAGAGTATAACTGTCAGTTATCGGTTTTAGAGCTTAAATATCAATCAGGATTACTAATTCAAGAAAATCAAAAAAGAGGAGAGTAG
- a CDS encoding Crp/Fnr family transcriptional regulator, with protein MREIKNIDKLSILKEIPLFSGLKEEELKNIEKFFIYKEYKKGEYIFYEGDKEPGIHFVVDGIIKLIKETSDGKTVILRLATKGESFGWLVMKDSTPASTYSAQTLIDSKVLYISNQDFLKLLLMYPALAVRITCDSTKKTLEAYDRLKSLAVEKVEGRIATLILELVEKIGKKEGDNVVINAPITRQDIAEMAGTTVETAIRVISRWKKEGILDTERGKIEIFDIDYLQDLVS; from the coding sequence ATGAGAGAAATCAAAAACATAGATAAATTAAGTATTTTAAAGGAGATACCACTTTTTTCAGGCTTAAAGGAAGAAGAACTTAAAAATATAGAAAAGTTTTTTATATATAAAGAGTATAAAAAAGGTGAGTACATCTTTTATGAGGGAGATAAAGAGCCGGGGATACACTTTGTTGTTGATGGGATAATAAAATTAATCAAAGAGACATCTGATGGTAAAACCGTTATTTTGAGATTGGCAACGAAAGGAGAGAGCTTTGGCTGGCTTGTTATGAAAGATTCTACGCCTGCAAGTACCTACTCAGCTCAAACATTAATAGATTCAAAAGTTTTGTACATATCAAACCAAGACTTTTTAAAACTTCTTTTAATGTATCCTGCTTTAGCTGTAAGAATAACTTGTGATTCTACAAAGAAAACCCTTGAGGCTTACGATAGATTAAAGAGTCTTGCTGTAGAAAAGGTAGAAGGAAGAATTGCTACATTAATTTTAGAGTTAGTAGAAAAAATAGGAAAAAAAGAAGGAGATAATGTTGTAATAAATGCTCCTATAACCCGTCAAGATATAGCAGAGATGGCTGGAACGACCGTAGAAACAGCCATAAGAGTTATAAGCCGATGGAAAAAAGAAGGTATTTTAGATACAGAAAGAGGAAAAATAGAGATATTTGATATAGATTACCTGCAAGATTTAGTCAGCTAA
- a CDS encoding MlaD family protein, translating to MNNSVKVGIFVLVIAGLLGFLIIKFSGKEFGQNYKEYFVYFTDAQGLSQGADVQVQGVKAGKVEEITFEQGKVKVKFKVKQEIPVYKDAKVVIRTYGLMGDKYIYVEPGNPSFGELASGGVIENTTKVASTEEMIDQVQLSAKKFGELMDNLNKALGDERLKKLIEDFDKFAYNTNEVVVENKEDVRQAIANIRAITAELRQKLPSIAENLDKTLENTKNITDENREDIRKLIANLKDLSVALKEKAPKTLDSVDKAATEIEKAVSENRQDLKLSIENIKKASDNLNQILAKVNEGKGTLGKLVNEDSLYNNVNEGVKSFAEPFKIVKESNLKVIMQGEKHTGNKDSKAGAAFKYIPPGDDRYYYVGILSNSQGYVDKKEEITANGTTTTYVTKKYGILFDLQYARKILNLGEYQLWARFGIKDSSADLGGDLVLSPNLKLIADVYRFNRKDLVNQPNNPQFDFGLEYRFNKYPIFVKVGGSDLLNSSVRGVYIGGGFVFTDNYLKYLLGSLPKVR from the coding sequence ATGAATAACTCTGTAAAAGTAGGTATATTTGTATTAGTAATAGCTGGTTTGTTAGGCTTTTTAATAATAAAATTCAGCGGAAAAGAGTTTGGTCAAAACTATAAAGAATATTTTGTTTACTTTACAGATGCTCAAGGACTTTCTCAAGGAGCTGACGTTCAAGTTCAAGGTGTAAAAGCTGGAAAAGTAGAAGAGATAACCTTTGAACAAGGAAAAGTTAAGGTAAAGTTTAAAGTTAAACAGGAAATACCTGTTTACAAAGATGCTAAAGTTGTAATAAGGACATACGGTTTAATGGGAGATAAGTACATTTACGTAGAACCGGGTAATCCATCTTTTGGGGAGCTGGCTTCAGGAGGAGTTATTGAAAATACCACTAAAGTGGCATCTACCGAAGAGATGATAGACCAAGTTCAGTTGTCAGCTAAAAAATTTGGAGAGTTGATGGATAACTTAAACAAAGCATTAGGAGATGAAAGATTAAAAAAACTTATAGAAGACTTTGATAAATTTGCATATAATACAAATGAGGTCGTAGTAGAGAACAAAGAAGACGTAAGACAAGCTATAGCAAACATTAGGGCTATAACAGCAGAACTTAGACAAAAGCTACCAAGTATAGCTGAAAATTTAGACAAAACATTGGAAAATACGAAAAATATAACAGATGAAAATAGAGAAGATATAAGGAAGTTAATAGCAAATCTAAAAGATTTATCAGTAGCATTAAAAGAAAAAGCACCTAAAACCCTTGACTCTGTTGACAAGGCAGCAACAGAAATAGAAAAAGCTGTAAGCGAAAACAGGCAAGATTTAAAACTAAGTATAGAAAACATAAAAAAAGCTTCAGACAACTTAAACCAAATCCTTGCAAAAGTTAACGAAGGAAAAGGAACTTTAGGTAAACTTGTAAACGAAGACAGTCTTTATAACAACGTTAACGAAGGTGTAAAGTCATTTGCAGAACCATTTAAAATTGTTAAAGAATCAAACCTTAAAGTTATAATGCAAGGAGAAAAACATACAGGAAACAAAGATTCTAAAGCAGGAGCTGCCTTTAAGTACATACCACCAGGTGATGATAGATACTACTATGTAGGAATTCTTTCTAACTCTCAAGGATACGTAGATAAAAAAGAAGAAATAACAGCAAACGGGACTACGACAACATACGTTACTAAAAAGTACGGAATACTCTTTGATTTACAATATGCAAGAAAGATTTTAAACCTTGGAGAATACCAGCTTTGGGCAAGGTTTGGTATAAAAGACTCATCAGCTGACTTAGGAGGAGATTTGGTTTTAAGTCCTAATCTAAAGCTCATAGCTGATGTTTACAGATTTAATAGAAAAGATTTAGTAAATCAGCCTAACAATCCACAGTTTGATTTTGGTTTAGAGTATAGATTTAATAAATATCCTATCTTCGTAAAAGTAGGTGGTTCAGACCTTTTAAACAGTTCTGTTAGAGGTGTTTACATAGGTGGAGGATTTGTATTTACCGACAATTACTTAAAGTACCTTTTAGGTTCCTTACCTAAAGTAAGATAA
- a CDS encoding 3-dehydroquinate synthase II — MKEFILDARGLPKTAITTAIESGVDYILIEEEKANEIKKLGRVKLILQDKEGNLTEDFVIVKIENKQDEEKAANLAKSGKKVIVQTTDWTIIPLENLIAQSPNIYSIVKDAEEAKTSVGILEKGVRGVVLKTDNLNEIKKVAKIIKEDTEKLNMVKAKVVNIKPVGMGDRVAVDTTSLLKRGEGMLVGNSSAGMILVHGETEESEYVASRPFRVNAGAVHMYTRIPNGKTAYLSELSSGKEVMIYDFNGNGRVVYVGRAKVERRPMLLIEAEYEGKKLSAVLQNAETIRVVKPDGTPISVVDLKVGDEIVGYVEEAGRHFGMKVEETIMEK; from the coding sequence ATGAAAGAGTTTATTCTTGATGCAAGAGGATTACCAAAAACTGCAATAACTACTGCGATAGAATCTGGTGTAGATTACATACTTATTGAAGAAGAAAAAGCAAACGAAATAAAAAAATTAGGTAGAGTAAAACTAATACTTCAAGATAAAGAAGGAAATCTTACAGAAGACTTTGTTATAGTAAAAATAGAAAATAAACAAGACGAAGAAAAAGCAGCAAACTTGGCAAAAAGTGGTAAAAAAGTTATAGTTCAGACTACAGACTGGACTATTATCCCACTTGAAAACCTTATAGCACAATCTCCCAACATATACTCTATAGTAAAAGATGCAGAAGAAGCAAAAACATCGGTAGGTATCCTTGAAAAAGGTGTAAGAGGTGTAGTCCTTAAAACAGATAACTTGAACGAAATAAAAAAAGTAGCGAAAATTATAAAAGAAGATACAGAAAAATTAAACATGGTAAAAGCAAAAGTAGTAAACATAAAACCTGTAGGTATGGGTGATAGAGTAGCAGTAGATACAACATCTTTACTCAAAAGAGGTGAAGGAATGCTTGTAGGCAACTCTTCAGCAGGAATGATTTTAGTCCACGGAGAAACGGAAGAGTCAGAGTACGTAGCATCAAGACCTTTCAGAGTAAATGCTGGAGCAGTTCACATGTATACCAGAATACCAAATGGAAAAACAGCTTACTTAAGTGAGCTTTCTTCTGGAAAAGAAGTGATGATATACGACTTTAATGGAAACGGAAGAGTTGTTTATGTAGGAAGGGCAAAAGTGGAAAGAAGACCTATGCTTCTTATAGAGGCAGAATATGAAGGGAAAAAACTCTCTGCTGTCCTACAAAACGCAGAAACTATAAGAGTTGTAAAGCCAGATGGAACTCCTATATCGGTAGTAGATTTAAAGGTCGGAGATGAAATAGTAGGCTACGTAGAAGAAGCTGGAAGACACTTTGGAATGAAAGTGGAAGAAACAATAATGGAGAAATAG